The Paenibacillus sp. RUD330 genome has a segment encoding these proteins:
- a CDS encoding YafY family protein — protein MGKIERLIASVMILLQKEVVSANEFATLFQVSKRTILRDMETLGLSNIPIYSIHGVNGGYGIMKEYKLDKRLLSHKDLENLLVALGGLGQIRVHREVEMTLRKIESMVNAASPKGFIQLSFYDWEGRSEIQLILDICQQAILQNRLVSFDYRDRNGLATKRTVEPYQLHFSETSWYLKGFCLERQAYRTFKLSRTDRLIAGKQAFAPRDDRDNPVAENGYQAQLVAVKARISPRIQDQLMERYGRKSIDASDPEQVVAAISVPQDEIGFQFLAGFGRNLKIIEPESYAADYRDFLAGIMEAYT, from the coding sequence CGCCAGCGTCATGATCCTGCTGCAAAAGGAAGTCGTGTCAGCGAACGAATTCGCCACGCTGTTTCAGGTGTCCAAGAGGACGATTCTCCGTGACATGGAAACGCTCGGCCTGTCCAATATCCCGATCTACTCCATTCATGGGGTGAATGGCGGTTATGGAATCATGAAGGAGTATAAGCTCGACAAGCGCCTTTTGAGCCATAAGGATTTGGAAAATCTGTTGGTCGCTCTGGGCGGACTGGGGCAAATACGGGTCCATCGGGAAGTGGAGATGACGTTAAGGAAAATCGAGTCCATGGTGAATGCGGCGTCTCCCAAAGGGTTTATTCAGCTGTCCTTTTACGATTGGGAAGGGCGGTCTGAAATTCAGCTGATCCTGGACATTTGCCAGCAGGCCATTTTGCAGAACAGACTGGTTTCTTTTGATTATAGGGATCGAAATGGCCTTGCGACCAAAAGAACGGTTGAGCCTTACCAGCTTCATTTCAGCGAGACGAGCTGGTACTTGAAAGGATTTTGCTTAGAACGGCAGGCGTATCGAACGTTCAAACTGTCGAGAACGGATCGTTTGATTGCCGGGAAACAAGCCTTTGCTCCTCGGGATGACCGGGACAATCCAGTCGCGGAAAATGGCTATCAGGCACAGCTCGTTGCCGTCAAAGCGCGGATTTCCCCCCGCATCCAAGATCAATTGATGGAAAGGTATGGCCGAAAAAGCATCGATGCCTCGGATCCTGAACAGGTGGTGGCTGCGATCAGCGTGCCTCAAGACGAGATCGGGTTTCAATTTCTGGCGGGCTTTGGGCGGAACCTGAAGATTATCGAGCCTGAATCCTATGCCGCTGACTATCGGGATTTTTTGGCGGGAATCATGGAGGCCTATACTTGA
- the ugpC gene encoding sn-glycerol-3-phosphate ABC transporter ATP-binding protein UgpC, with amino-acid sequence MGSITFNHVFKRYKGEARPAVDDFHLSIEEGEFLVLVGPSGCGKSTTLRMLAGLEEISSGELYMDGKFINYVSPKDRDIAMVFQNYALYPNLSVFENIALGLKLRKTAKHEIELRVNRVAKILEISHLLERKPSQLSGGQKQRVALGRAIAREPQVFLMDEPLSNLDAKLRAQTRAELIKLQSDLKRTTVYVTHDQVEAMTMGTRIVVMKDGVIQQVAPPRMLYDEPANLFVAGFIGSPQMNFIPGKIQREDGTLYFTNRRMKLPLPAEMERRLGGTDRSLRSVVLGVRPEHVRLSSALPEGEEGGYTAAVVQMKEETGADSYVYLLAGDTRVIARTDPESAYHPEEQAAFGFQMDKIHLFDESTGVSLRRERA; translated from the coding sequence GTGGGAAGCATCACGTTCAATCATGTCTTCAAACGCTACAAAGGCGAAGCCCGCCCCGCCGTGGACGACTTTCATCTGTCCATCGAGGAGGGCGAGTTCCTCGTGCTCGTCGGACCGTCCGGCTGCGGCAAGTCCACGACGCTCCGCATGCTGGCCGGTCTCGAGGAGATCAGCAGCGGCGAGCTGTACATGGACGGCAAGTTCATCAATTACGTCTCCCCCAAGGACCGGGACATCGCCATGGTGTTCCAGAACTACGCCCTTTACCCCAACCTGTCCGTATTCGAAAATATCGCGCTCGGCCTCAAGCTGCGCAAGACCGCCAAGCATGAAATCGAGCTGCGCGTGAACCGCGTGGCCAAGATTCTCGAAATCTCGCATCTGCTGGAGCGCAAGCCGAGCCAGCTGTCCGGCGGCCAGAAGCAGCGCGTCGCCCTCGGCCGCGCCATCGCCCGCGAGCCGCAAGTATTCCTCATGGACGAGCCGCTGTCCAACCTTGACGCCAAGCTGCGGGCGCAGACCCGCGCCGAGCTCATCAAGCTCCAGAGCGACCTCAAGCGGACGACCGTCTACGTCACCCACGACCAGGTCGAGGCGATGACGATGGGCACCCGGATCGTCGTCATGAAGGACGGCGTCATCCAGCAGGTCGCCCCTCCGCGCATGCTGTACGACGAGCCGGCCAATCTGTTCGTGGCGGGCTTCATCGGCTCCCCTCAGATGAACTTCATCCCCGGCAAGATCCAGCGAGAGGACGGGACCCTTTATTTCACCAACCGCAGGATGAAGCTGCCGCTGCCCGCGGAGATGGAGCGCCGCCTCGGCGGCACCGACCGGTCGCTGCGCAGCGTCGTGCTCGGCGTCCGGCCGGAGCATGTGCGTCTCAGCTCCGCTCTCCCGGAAGGGGAGGAAGGCGGGTATACGGCCGCCGTCGTGCAGATGAAGGAAGAGACCGGAGCCGACTCCTATGTGTATCTGCTTGCCGGAGACACGAGAGTCATTGCCCGGACCGATCCTGAAAGCGCATACCATCCGGAGGAGCAGGCTGCCTTCGGCTTTCAGATGGACAAGATCCACCTATTCGACGAGAGCACCGGAGTGTCGCTGAGGAGAGAGCGGGCATGA